Genomic segment of Apostichopus japonicus isolate 1M-3 chromosome 8, ASM3797524v1, whole genome shotgun sequence:
TGTTCTTTGTCCTCTTGATTGGTCTGTAGTTAATACCTGTTATAAGATATCCAATATCTTTTCTTATATTTAAGTCACTTGAGAGTACAAACATTCCTGATATGTTAAACTTGTCGTCGTCCAGCAGTGTATAGTGTATTGCAAAATTCGCTTCAAATGCTGAAGGCTTTACTGTATTAACCTACTTTCTACACTGTATGTACTCATATGCTGACTGTTTAGTGATTGCATGTAATGTGCAGTGTGTATGACAGATTGTGCATGTAGTCATTCTGTgtgaaattgggtaaaaaaaagtgAACAATAGGAGTATCTATAGGTTTCATTTGTGTACTGAACATGCCGATATGGGCGGTTGCAGTGATTTTACAATacatcgttcgcgccataaatGCAAccgaaaataaatttctttctttcgattgcgataGCTTTtatccattaaacccacctggtcagagtacatttagaataagaaacattgagtCTGCTTTGTAAATTTGcattccgaaattcatcagcaaacacacattgagtcTTTAATATCCATGGCGACATAAGTATAAAGTAGTAGCGAAGAAGATCTGAACTAGAATAATTTATCAATcccaaaatgctatgcaaaatagtCAAAcagctatacaagtgcaaagatttATAGCTGTTTCTTCTACACAGGGACCATAGTATTTCATAAGAGACTAAATTCTGGGACTTCAAAACTGTTACACAACAGTTGAACTTTATGATATTCTCTGAGATTGTCTTTCATACCGAGTGTTCAAAGTTTGCATAGAGCAGGCTTCCAATCAATAACAATGTTACTCAGAACAATGAGAGGTTGATACTACCAGCATGTAATAGTCACAATAGTATGCGTATAATCATCTCTGGACTCTGGATAATCATAGACTAGAGTAGTTTATTCTTATTCTTTGTATTTCAACAAAGATGGAAGGAACAATATGAGGGGGATTTTACTTGATAGTAACAAGTTTTCTTGACTATGACCCAGTACATGATTCTATGAATCTAACTATTTTACCAGGATTTTCCTTTGGACTTTGTGAAACTATTTATTGGATCTAAATAGTCTGTATGTCTGCAATAGTTAGTATGGCCTCAAATATCAATCCTCAGAAACTATACTATGTCCTATGTCCCAACAGAAGGTTAAACTAACCAGTCAATATTCATTTGTCCcaccaagaaaaaaaaggaaaaaaaagtcaGACTTTCAGTTGTTgtctttcctttgttttgttaCAGGTTGGAGGTGTATGGATTCTCCACTTACCAGATGCATCTTTTGATCAGCCTGGACATGTCATATCTCAACTTGTGATTACTAACCATGGACAAGTCCATAACCTACAGAAGATGTATGTGGCAGCTGATGCCATCCCAGCCAGTGAGCAGGAAGCAAGTACTAATACCACTACTACAAGCTCATCTAGTGAGGAACAAACACCTCCATCAGAAGAAGGCTTTCATACCTTGACCGATGGCCATCATGACTGTGCTGTATGCCAAAATGGTGCGATAACCAGGGTCATCTTGCCCTGTCGACATGCCTGCCTTTGTGAGGATTGCTTCAAGTTGGTCACAAAATGTCCGATGTGTAGAGGCCCTGTGGTGTCTCACTTTGGGCTTCATCATCAAGAAATGCAACAAGAGGTCGGTGTAGGAATAAGTGAAATAAGCGATTCATGGGTAGGTTATTTAGTTGGTTTGTCTGATCGATTAAACAGGAGGCTAGGCTATACGTGAAACTAATCTCTGGTACAAATGAAAGTTAACTGACAGACGTTTagacaatttacattataaatGGCATGTGTAATGAAGCTGTACAAGCACATGGTGAAGTAATGATTCTCTGGTTTAAGTGAGTCAAGTTCAGTTATAACACTTACTCATCATCATCAAATTTGCTATAAATATTTCTAACTCTAAATAACAGAATGCCTCTTATGCTTCTATGTTCATGTAAAGGTAAATTTAACCAAGGTAATGTTACATATCAATTATCAATTAAGTTTTGTTGGGGCAACCATTAACGAAGTGCTCAACTTGTACAAACTTTGTATTCATCTATTCTCAGGCCATGTCTAATATGTAAACATTTGCAATTTATTGCAATGAAAAGAAGGACAAGGACATGGGGAACTTCAAGGAACAGCTTTCAAGTCCTTGAGTTggaatcattcattcattcattatatatatatatataatatatagatccggctttaggaatcgcaaatgatttcgagttggttagcatcatgtttgatctctagagtaaggcaaaatatgtcaccaaaaacagaactagtattgctcgatacaggtgacaaatgcctacagtggaattacgaccttccttacctgtttcaaacctctggacatacaatcagtgtccatagtCTAGTGGTTacggtgtccgcatataaaacGGGAGGTCCGtattcgaatcccggtggaggctggaagtttttttactgttcttgattttccaactcattacaatttcaattatatatatgtatatatatgtatatatacacacacatactaaTACAAAGTAACTAAAGCTGCTACTCAGAGTTTTCACACACCTATGTGTAGTACGGCAACTGAAATAAACAACTACCTTGGTATCCAGCACTGCTACTGCTATAGAGATTCTGCTATGTATAATATAGCACCAGAGCATTCATTCACCAACTCATCTATGGACCTATTCTCCATTCCATGCACTACTCTGGTGAGAACGTACCTATCCCATTGAGCAGGGAATATGAAAAGAGACTCCTGGAAAAGATAGAGACCATAGTAAAAATGGATGACATGGAAAGCATTTTTTTATTCCTGCATAGCAAATCTGACACTAATACTAGCATTATCGACAAGGAGGAAGTTCAGTCTGAGACATACAGGCTAAAATCCAAAAGACACCACCAAAACTTGATGAGACGGCCCGCTTTGAAAGGGACATGCTGGAAATTGCTGGAACATCCAATTCAGGCTGTGAACAACAATTTTCAATCCACCCACAAAAAGGATCGACCATGAAAGACAATTTCCAAACAAACATCAAATGCAGACAAATTAACTCAAGGAAAACAGAAATGGACCAGGTAAAGATAATGCTTGACGGAATCAATAACGCAATAAGAGTTAAAACCTGTGTAAAGCAGTGGAGAAATACCACCTCCATGCCGGAATCATTCAACAATCTATCTGAGAAGAACAAGCTcactttccaaattgtttatATCGTAGAGTTTTACCCGTCAGTTTCCTAGGAACTACTAACCAAGTGTTTGACATGGGCCAGAAACTCCACCCATATCTGAAACATTGGTTTCAATACCATTACGCTCGAAGGACCCTCCTATATGAACGATTTGGGCGGAAAAGGACACCAACAACTAATTTGACAATATCACTGGGCATAGCAGTGGAGCAGGAATATGTGTATTAGTGGGCCTGTAAATCCTCTTGCAACTGGAGCAGGAACTAGAGGTAGTCAGCGTGGGTATCTACAATGGGAGATGGCTTAGCAGTCATGAAGTCCTGCTCTGGTGGCAAAGCCAACTGGACTAGAAAACACTAATTAGGTTTTCAAATCATGTAGGTTTCAAATCTTGTAGACTGCGTATTACTATACAAACAAATCTGGGGGTAATAGATTTTCTTGACGTAACCCTAGATCTTGGCACAGGCACAGTCTAACCATACGGAAAACCCAATGACCAACCAGCATCCATTAACTGATTGtcaaatcaccccccccccttcccttctccCCCAGCAATACTAAAAACCATTCCCTAGCCATTGAGAAAAAATCTACTCCCTATCCTCCAACAAAGATAGCCTTAAATAGAATCAACCGTTTACAGTTGCTCGGTAGTTCATATGCATGATGATCGCTGTACTATACCTCAGTGCGTGAAACACTGGGTAGCAGCTTTAGTTACGCCATGTACTGTTTCTATGCCATTGTATATATGCCATGCCATGTATTACCCCATGTATACTTGCTCTGCTGTATTGGTATGCGGTTTGTATAGTAATATACTATTGTGATGTTTCAACCTGCCATTGTGAcaacaatttcaacaaaataattCTTAAATGCCTTCGGTATAGTTTATATGTTTAGGGATATTTTTTTGGTCACAAGCAGCTGATTTAAGATAATTTGGTAGTACTAGTGTCCTAAAGCAGAATCGTGAGAATGCAACTCAATTCTGGCTGCCTAATTTTAGGAAAGCAGGAATTTATTACTTCGATAATTAAGTGAAGGATTATCATGCCAAAATCTTTGGCAGAATTTATAAAGTTGTGCAtgttgtcaattttaatgttatGTGTTCAAACGAGCTGCCTTGAACATTGTAGACCACACAAAAGGGTGCACCCTTCTTTCTCTGTTCAAACATGATGTTCAAACATTGACCTACATGAAGGTCCAACCTGCTCATTCATGAAATGATTTGTCACTCCGTGTTGGCTATTTTTGTTTGTGGATCTTTGACTTTTACAACAAACTCCCAAGGTTTCCAATTTAATGCAACTCATTTTCTTTGCTTTACCTCTTAAACTTTTCTaacatcattaattaatttgaaattttgaagatATTCCATACACTCTGAAATTGACTTTTATATAAAAGATAAAATCATGTGAATTGAACAGATTTGAACATTCATGTACAAAAGTGGTTTACTTCAGAAAAGAAGTAGAAACACTTCAGAAAAgaacaataaacaagaaagaaagaaaagaaatgaactTTTTTCGAGTAGCATTTATTACCTTGCCATGGAATAGTTTAATGTAAATAGAATGTTCCACATTCATTGTTTgtgtaagaaaaacaaaatagtttGGAGTCACAGACTCACGGTCTCATGTATCAAACATGCTTAAAGATCTTCAAAGGTCAACTTGAAGTCATCTGTTTAAACTGATTTAACCTCTCCATACTACTATTATCTTGGAGTGGGGAGTTCTAaagaaaacattcaaaaacaAATGCATACTATTTTCACATcagaatagaaaaaaataattacagataATAACCAAGCATTAATAAACTGATATAAATCAAACTTGGGACAAACAGATTTATCGGGCAGTTGTGAAATGACGTAACATCAGTGTAACAACATTATCTACGGAATTAATTTATGACAATGTGATGCAAGCAAATTATCacataaaacatgaaaatcttCACAACTAGCCCTCACCTCCACATACAGTATAAAGCAATACCAGATATGTAACAGTGTATCTGGACAGACTACTGCTGGTCTGATggttaaatataaaacaataactgtATGATTATAGTGCTGTAAACAACCTACATGGATGTTGTTTAAAGAGCAAGGTTTCTTGCTTAGACATACTAATCAATAGCCAATGCTATGATTAATGAtcatggtggtggtggtggtaatATGAAAGAATGTGAGGAGAGAGACATAGATGAAAGAAAAGGAGTTTGAGAAAGATTAATTTATATCACCAAGAAAATAACCTCACTGTAATGTACTTTTCATAGTCAAAAACATCATCATCTCACTGAAATGAAAAGATAACGGAACCAGCCTGggtacaagaaaaaaaaataccgtTGCATCAGCCTATTTACAGTTGTAATAAACAAGTGTTGATAAATGCCTGTTTCAACAACACTAGTTCAAAGGAGTCCTGCCTCTGAACATGAAAGTATCTCCTCTCAAATCCAGACATTTCAGAACAAAATATTAGTTTAGAGTAAGCATATTTGGTCACCTGAACATCCATGTTAACATCAAAACACCATTGGTATCATGTCCAATAACTTTCATACTATCGTTAGTATATGCTGTTGATCCCTTCTGCAATCATACACCATTGGTATCATGTCCAATAACTTTCATACTATCGTTAGTATATGTTGTTGATCCCTTCTGCACTGACACTTTACTTCAGGTTAGTTTTTCAGTACAACCCAGCGGTAGATTTAGCCTAACCACTATGATACATTGTCGTCTAAGTAATGAATAAGAAATAGTTCCGCTTGTATAAAAAAACACATCTTGTACAATGTAACATAATCAATCTCTCAACAGTCTTCTTCTTCAGTTCAGAAAAATGTCGTCATGTCCTCAATATGTAATGATTCAAATCATCTTATGATGTTATCCCAATGTTCGAATAGTTTGTTAAACTTTACCATGCTCAAATGCCAGAAAATCCTTGATAACAGAATTGGCTGCTATGGGTTTTGTAATAGTACAATGGATGTGTGAATGTAACAGGTGAGAATATTACTGACAtacaattttcaaagttttgagaGAACTAGCCTTGCAGGCTACAATGATTCCAGTATATTACAATAATCCTTCGATTACAAATCACAAACAAATTTCGAATTTTAACCATTACATTTCCTGGTGGAAGAGATAATAAGAGACGTTATCAACCTGGTTGAGAAGATAAAGAATATGCGTTCAACTTTTGATTGTTTCTTACAAAATCTGCTCCCACTTGGTCTGGAAATATTTCACGGTTAAACAGTTATTGATTATACATGGCCCATGGTGACGAAATGATGTGATGTCACAAAGTCTCCAACTGATAAATTGATACCCTGTGACAGTAGCTCGGTGCAGGCTACAGCAATCTGTGACACACAATCTGTGACTCACACTAGAATAACGATTATAAAGGCTATAGTAATAGAGTTTGATGAATAGAAAATCACACATCCATGCAAAGTATTAAATATACACATAGTGTACAGTGACCGgcacaaaatatatcaaatagttATAACAAATAGAAAAACAGATAAGGAAATTGAACCAATTACCGGCCTGGATAGATCACACAGATACAATACGAGTATATAAACACATGAAGACACGAGCCTCTTGGTGTAATTCTGTTCCAAATTTCAGAATCACtacaatgaaagaagaaaaactagagaagaagaagaagaagaaacttcAAAATGTCTTCTCAAGACTGACTGTACTGCTGGCACAATTTTTAAGTTGGCTTTGCATAATTTGTCTCTTATACTGTTTCTTCCAAGCATAGACTACTTGTCAGAGATTGTGTGTTAAACATTATACCAACCATCACAGCAAGCAAAGGTAGGTAACACCACGAATATCAAAGTACGCATCCAAAAGACAAATTTCTGCATCTTTTATATCAGACCAAAGCTACcgatattttgtaatacaggtGACACTTCAAATTACTTGTAACAACTTAATAAACAAATTGCTTGTATTAACAAAATCTGACAAACTTTTGTCAAATACTCAAAACATTTACTGACTATTCTGCTCATGAACTTAAAGAATGGATCCCAAATTTTAACATTCTAAACAAGGAAAATAAGCAATTTGTGTCACAAAAATATCCCAAGTCGCTCCTTTTACTTTGATATGATTTATAAGAGCTCTTGCTTGGTCTACAAAACCACCAATCAATGTCTTCTGATAAACAGCAATGATATTAGTTACAGTGAGATATTGACACGTCAGATTTCAGTACAAAGTTCAACACAAGGTCCTCTAATGTTGCAAAACATTAGTTTTCCTATTTCAGAAAGAAAGGACAAAACCTACTGTCATGACCTTATTAAAAAACACCATTCAGTTAGATTCAGTGATTTTAAGCTGCTTTAATATCTACAGAAATATCAACTTTCATACCTGATATGGTAACAATAAAACCTCTCACACTGTTATTCTGTTAGCAGGTGCATCACATCAATGAATCATGTGAACAAACCTTCCATATCATTTACCTCTAGATGGCTTGAAGAACCTGCCTTCACTTAATTCAGAGGATATAACAAAGATGTTGACAGGTGTTTGCAGACAATCTGTCAAAGTCAACTACAGTCATTAACAACTCCCGTAGTAACAATAATATAGAACATTCAAACAGGTGTTTGTTAAGTAGAAATAATTACCATTAGACAAAAAGCAATGTAAATACCACAATAATAAGTTGGCATTCATACAGGATTCACATATGACCCCTTGGTATGTATCATGTTAGCAAACCATATTGACATATTTGTCTTTGAGTTGCAGTGACTTCAAACATCCAGGTTTTTTCACGGTGGTGTGTATCATCTTGATAGGTTCTTAGCTTCCAGGAAGCTATCAGCACCACAGGTTGGTGCCAGCTATCAGCACCACAGGTTGGAGCCAAAGGCTGAGGAATTTAAActtcatgtatgtatgtctaTGAAATGAATGGGCTTACTTTTGTCAGAGTGAACTCAACTAATTCCAAGTCTTTGATAACTTCATGAATGCAAGCTTCATGTCACAGAATAGAATAAGCTTGAGATTGCTTGAaatccaaaaaaaatattaacattttcttttcatgccAGTTACAATCCCAGACCACTAAACGTTCTACCTGTCGGCTTCCACTCCCAACTACAATTTAAGTCCACAAAATATTTGACTCCTTTTCAGGAcctgataaaaaaaacaaaaatccaaaaaaaCAAGCAAGGTGTGAATTAAGCATTAAATGACTTTAGAGAAACCCTGGAACATTACAACTTCATTCCAGATCCTCAGTTGTACAGATCACAATAGATGTTGAGAGAACTCCTGTCAAAAGCACCTGCACCTTCTTTCTAATACATTTATGGCAAGGCTGACTGCTGTGACCTGCACTAAGGGGTAACACTGTATAAGCAGATTAAAGTCTGGAGCTCTGAGACAGAGATTGTTCTGGTTACATTATTTGAGGATAAACCAAATCAACAGTACGTCTCTCACTCCTTCATCTGTATCTAACAGCTGCAGTTAAATTAGAACAAAGTCAACTTCTTGTTGCCAATGACAAGGCCTGCTTTGCTCAGTCAATCCCATATTACTAAACTGTTCTACAGGACCGTTCCTGTTGCCAATGAAAAGGCCTGCTTTGCTCAGTCAATCCCATATTACTAAACTGTTCTACAGGACCGTTCCTGTTGCCAATGAAAAGGCCTGCTTTGCTCAGTCAATCCCATATTACTAAACTGTTCAACAGGACCGTTCCTGTTGCCAATGAAAAGGCCTGCTTTGCTCAATCAATCCCATATTACTAAAATGTTCTACAGGACACTGTCAGGGTCATTCCTTTAGGAAACTTTAACTCATTCGTTGCTCGGCGGGTCGTCGGGACCATCTGCAAAGAGATAACAAGAAATCACCGTACAGTATACTTTCAAAGAAGGTTTAAAATCAGCTGCTGACACATGAAAGGTTACTTTTCCAAAAAATAATCATGtggtcattttgttttgttttgttttaaaggaGTAATGGCATTTGCTTTATTGGCACATTGTAAGGACTGTTTTTGATGACTGCCACTGATCAAGATACAACAACCTTCTCTCTACTGTATTAACACTGATAGCAACTATTGCTACTGATTAATAAACAGATCTATTTGATTCAGACAACTCTGTCACCAAAACAAGTTTTTATTACCATCAATCATCACAAAGGTTGTttttagttttatatatatatatatatatatatatatatatatatatatatatatatatatactaaatacaAGTTATTGTGCATACTAAAGTACATTAAATGTGAACAGTTACTGTTATGAGCTGTTCTCTACTGGGGCATTGGCAGGGTAACAATCAGCAGATTCAGAATCAAAGACATAGTAAAACTGCGGACAAACAAGAAATGTGAATTCTGTTTGGCTGAAGATAACCATATTCATCAAGAATGTCATAAGTGTTCTAATTAAAAGTATTACAACAGTGACAAGATCCCACCTTAGTACAAACCTACATACCAGTTGTGTTTTTTCTCATTGATATATAATACACTCAAAATTAACTACAAAAACAAGACTAAAGGAATATTACACAATCTACTAATGGTGAAATGACTGCAACTGCCACATTGTAAATCTAATCTAAGCAGCAAGCCATGAAGATGACCTTACATGGACTTGTGACTATGTCATTGCTAGTATTTACCTTCCAATGCGTGTTCCGTTACGCTCAGACACAAGTCCTCCAGTTGATTTTCCAGCTGCCTATTATTGATATCCGGATGCCTTAGATTTAGGACTGAAGTCTCCACTCTAGCCAGCCGGGGATGCTGAGGGGACGAGAATGGGTTACTGGAGCCCTGTGGCAGTGCATGCAGAGGAACTGACTTTGTCCGGGACACAGGATTACGTTGAGGTTGTACCTGGTGGACAATGCATGAATAGATGTCATTATTAATGATGTCAAGGTAACATGACTGTCACGGTTAAAGTGATGTTGCTGAACCCAAACTCTAATAAATATAAAGTGACTCAATTACAAACTAACCAATATTCATATAACCGAACTCTGTCTCCAACTTCCTTGTTTTATGATGCTTCTTCAAGTCTCTCAATGCAGTTGATGCCAAAAGGCTAACCCTGTTACCTTTGCCCTAATCAGATTAATAAGATCAGCTTCTTCTGAGCATACATTAGTATTAACATAGTTGGCTTACCTGTCTAGGCTGAACGTATCCCGGGCCGCTTTGAGTGGGTCGATAGACACTTCCAGGGCCACTGACTTGCAGGAGATTCTGTTGCATGTGAGCGGGTGGATGTGTCGCTGTCGCTGGGTAAGCATGTCGTCTGACGAGAGGCTGTCTACCGGTAGATGCACACCtctgtaatgcatattcattagggTATGTTGTACCTTGGTTGCTCCACCTACAGATGAAGTGGAAGAAACAAGAACATATGGTCACCGCTTTACTATGTGAGATGATACCTATATACATCTGTTAGTATGTACACAGAGGATGCTATCTAATTAACCAAGTATCTTCTTCTCTTTCACACATGGTTGTGGAATTGATACGACACATCCTCCCACCCCCTCAAACCCGGTAGTTTATACGTCATAGTATGATAGTATAGATGGAAGTGTTCAGGGCATCACATTCATGTTACTTTTAGGGCATCTCCCCTGCTAATGTGTTTCAAATGCGATGGTCAAATGTCAAAGATTTTGAAATACATCCTTCAGAATcaacatattttgtcaaaatctattttgtccaaatctttttcaaatgCAGGAATACCTCCTGTCCTGAGACATTTGTAATGATGCATTCAAAGTACACGAAACCAAGGGTTGCTTCTCTGGACACTTTTAAATCCAAGGAGGATACATGAGATCAGGGGACTATCCCTGGAAACTCTGACGTCTTGCTACCTTACCATAATACTCCAATATGTTTAACACGCTACTTTCCATTGACTGTTCCAAATTACAGCGCTTTCACTGCCCTATTTAACAGGATACCATAGATGTAATTACAGAGCTTGATTCAATTCCCAACTTTATGGCTTGTTCTGTATATGAAATATGcacatatacataatatatatacatatataatacatatatatatatatatatatatatatatatatatataaataaatatatatatatatatatatatatatggactatCCAAAAATCTCTGTTTGGTTTTTGTAACATGTAACCTCTGTAAAATAACTCAAGTATTTCACAAGGAAGTTGTTTTATGTTGGTATG
This window contains:
- the LOC139970466 gene encoding cell growth regulator with RING finger domain protein 1-like isoform X2; this translates as MFAHVVLLAISVAYHPYRIFKETSSTLQLQIPELSMVVAKNPFQVEFPQLERATIKDGISMKVKVEEPVEVVSYWGASCLLFIHALNHDPGYLLSQDMDLQHVDHKSFKIHPGQEEVFKISPDCPTDDLNFGLPPRVKYPLVILTRCLDRSQENQDSAIVGGVWILHLPDASFDQPGHVISQLVITNHGQVHNLQKMYVAADAIPASEQEASTNTTTTSSSSEEQTPPSEEGFHTLTDGHHDCAVCQNGAITRVILPCRHACLCEDCFKLVTKCPMCRGPVVSHFGLHHQEMQQEVGVGISEISDSWVGYLVGLSDRLNRRLGYT